CAATGAGAGCAGTCCAAGGTGCTCTGATAGTGTCATCAAGTATACAGATAATTCTAGGATACAGTCAACTATGGGCCATTTGTTCCAGGTACTACTACTGatcatgaaaacaaattttagCATTacttttgttgctgatttattGATCTTATTTTCCTTTCAGGTTCTTCAGTCCAATTGGAATGGTTCCAGTCATTGCATTAGTAGGTTTTGGTCTGTTTGATAGAGGCTTCCCTGTGGTACAGTGACAATTTCActggcatttttttttctttttgcaggaTTTTCTTGCCATCGTTCTACATCTTAGTTGTTCTGACTGTTgttgcttctttttttggtgaatCCGTTTCAGACTGGACGGTGTGTAGAAATTGGCATCCCCATGCTTATCCTGTTTATAACCTGCTCCCAGGTGTTACACCTAATCCTAGTGTCAATACTTTTGTTAGAGTTTGAACTTTTTAGCTTCACAGAACAATACACATCAAAACTTAGTCACTCTTGGTTCTGTATATGCAATATTAAGGATTAAAGAGACTAAAATTTTAGTACCTTTTCCATTTTTCCAGGAACTAGTTCAATGATTTGGAACAAAAAGGGtgtctttctaatttttatttggttttattttgctGTGCACGGTGCAGTACTTGAAAGGTTTCCAGACAAAACAACTGCCAATACTGGAGCGGTTTGCTCTCCTTATATCAATCACAGTGATATGGGCATATGCACACCTCCTGACAGCCAGTGGTGCATACAAACATCGTccagaaatcacccaaattaaCTGTCGAACTGATAAAGCCTACCTCATTTCTTCTGCTCCATGGTTGGTAACTCGCTCTTTTCTGTGTTTggattataaatattttcacaTTTCTTATTTGCACCGGAGGATATATAATAAGTTTCTTAATGTCTGGAACCCCTATTGCCTGAGTTAGATATGTGCATGTATAGGAAAAAACATATGCGAGTGCATGCCGATTTCAAAATGTGattcaaaacaatttgatatGAGAACAACTATTCAAAGACTTAGAAAATTTCTTGACATTATTAATCTGATTACTGTGATTCTGATTATTGTTACAACCTGTTTTTGATActtaaggttttttctttttttcaaattcaggATAAAGATCCCATATCCTCTTCAATGGGGTGCTCCCACCTTTGATGCCGGTCATTGTTTCGGAATGATGGCTGCTGTTTTTGTCTCATTGATTGAGGTAATGGTACAAACGAGTTATTTTTGGAGCTTTATCTTACTCTGTTAGTTAGTGAAAGCAAGACTAATGACTTCTTTGACAGTCAACTGGAGCATACAAAGCTGCGTCACGTCTAGCAAGTGCCACCCCACCTCCAGCTCACGTTCTTAGCCGTGGTATTGGCTGGCAGGGCATTGGGATCCTATTGGACGGACTATTTGGAACATTGACTGGCTCGACAGTGTCTGTGTAAGTAGCATAGGTTCATCTCTCTTGAAGTTCTCATTTCTATGCAACGGGactaatatttaagaaaaacaacagAGAAAACATCGGGTTGCTTGGAAGCACTCGTGTCGGAAGCCGCAGGGTTATTCAAATCTCAGCTGGTTTTATGATATTCTTCTCTATTTTAGGTGAGAGATACAGCCAAGTATAtgcttattatttataaaaaaataactcgtctGTATAATTGATCTTCCACCTTCTGGCAGGAAAATTTGGAgctttatttgcatcaataccCTTCCCTATTTTTGGTGCTGTCTATTGCGTGTTGTTTGGTCTAGTTGGTGAGTAATGGATTGCTTCTCTTTTGAGATCGTCATGATTCTACCAAGTTCTTATCACTTGTAACTGATATTTGCAACATTTTTGTCTTGCAGCTTCCGTGGGGTTGTCATTTTTGCAATTCACAAACATGAACTCAATGAGAAACCTTTTCATTACTGGCGTTGCCTTCTTTCTTGGTTTGTCCGTCCCTGAGTACTTTAGAGAATACACTTCCAAGGCCTATCATGGTCCTGCTCATACCAGAGCTGGATGGGTAAATTTCTACCATCCACTATGAAAACAGCTCACATCAGATCTAGTAATATGGAATGTGTACTCCTCATGACAAGTTAAAGCTGATGATTCTGCGTTCTTATAGTGCGCAGTGCACTATTGTCTCATTGCTGCTTTCCTTTACAATTGCGCAGGgcaattgattattttgtttttttgatgtgCAGTTCAACGATTTCCTCAACACTATCTTCTTCTCATCCCCAACTGTTGCATTGATAGTCGCTGTTTTCTTAGACAACACACTTGACTACAAGGACAGTGCTAGGGATAGAGGAATGCCATGGTGGGTCAAGTTTCGGACATTCAAAGGAGACAGCAGGAATGAAGAGTTCTACACCCTTCCTTTCAACCTTAATCGTTTCTTCCCTCCATCTTGAACTAACTTCAATTCCAACGAAAGATGATAGAGGAAAAACATCATTTCCAGATCAGGAATATATGTGGGGACCGGGTATTACAACTATAGTTAAGAAGAGTGAAACAAAAGATCCATGTGTTTTGCTTGCAGAGAATGACTCCTTCCTGCTTTCTCCTCTCtcattttcattgattttgttATGTATATGACTTGGGTTGGTCAGGTTTATTACAACAAAACTAATTTATCACCAAATTAACGGTGTGATTTTTGGAGAAATTAAATATTCGACTCTCTGAAGAACTCTCTTTTTATCTCTGAAGAATTCCAGTTCAATTGCCACTCCAATATTCTGCCCCAGAAGttgttagtaaaaaaaaatctcttcctGGTGCGTTTAAATGGAGAAGGAACATTTACCATGCTGCTCTCAATATCGTAGAGACTAGCACAAGTCAAATTAGGAAATGATCAAGAAATGTAAAACAAAGTCGACAGTCCAAGGGCACAATGTTCTCACATCTCACAACTAGACTTTTCACTCTGATGGATTTCTTTTCTAAGATTCAaccaaattttgttttgaaaggaTTCCTCCGATGCCTTCTCTTATCAGTTGCCAGAAAACCTGCATTCATGAACAGTAAAGAGTGTTCAAATTTGTAACCTCTTTGCCTTGAATGTTTTTCCTCAAAAGTATTGGGCTCGTGAGGACcaggggagggagggaggggggaGCTGCTGTTGCCATTTCTGCTCTCTCAGAAAAGACATTGAAACCTTCCAGTTCATGTAGcaaaaggagagagaagagagcaacctatcataatattaatatcaGGAATGCATTTAGTGGGAAGATATTATTGAATCGAACAGGTGTCTTATATATACAAATGGAAAGAATTAAAGGAATTAGAACAAAAGGgaagaaaatttacaaatacAACCGACTGttatataaacaattaaacaaacgGATAGATGATGCATCAGGCTATCAGCATTGCCATTTGCATTCCTGATGGCATGATCATCAAATGAGGAGCAAAGCCATGATTGTGATGCCTGCAGGGATGTCATTCTAGGCCGATgcaaatcaatttcaaaacaatagaAGGTAGAAAAAAGTGTGCACCTGAGAACATGCTAGTATGTTTTACACATGCATTCTGGGCACCTTGGTTGTCTGTAAATGCTTCGACCAAAACCCCGTATGCGAACACTCTGACCATCCTTAATCATCTTTCTTACTCTATCTTCAAAACTATTCCAACCTATGGTGCCATTCTCTGACAAAATTGCTGCTAGCCTCTTCTTGTTAGGCCGCAGGGTAGGAGCATGACCACCGCCATAGTAAGTGCGGAATCCAGACACCAGAGATGAGAGTTGGCTTCCAGAATCAGTCATGGCAAAGACATCTGCAGTTGCACAGGCGATAAAATCCAATGCTGCTAGCTGCAATCAAAGCAGTTCTCTACAATGTCAATGAAAAAGTAGTTCCGAAACACTGCTCATGCTGGAATTTGCCAACTATTTTCAAGTTGAACACGCCCAAAGAATGGTTGATTACCTGCGAAGAGAAATTCCTAAAAGGTGCAAGCTCACTGGGTGTCAGGAGAGTTTCCTTTGTGACTAAGTTAGGATAGAGGTTAGTGAATGAATGCATCCTAAATTTTCCCCCATATATATGAGAACTAGCAAGATAAATGTAAGTTCCATGTTTGACTCCAAGACCAGCAAGCATAAGTGCAGCTTCTTCGGGTGTTAATGGGCATCTCCCCAAGTTTCTCAACACCGATGAAGAGATAGGCCTGCAAACATCAGTGAtatgaaagagagagattcCATATTTAGATCATCTCTTAGAGTgcatataaattataaagttgaagCAATTCATACATGGAGTGTTTCAAGCGCTCCATAAGCATAGGGAAATGGCTTTCTCTGTAGGCTTGGAGTTCCCTTCTCTCCTTTTGCCCTCCTCCAAAATCACACAAGGAGTAGGCAATCATATCCACTTCAAACCTCAGGTGTAAAGCAAGATATTTAGATGAGCCTCTTGCTGAATCATGTTTATTTGAGGGATTGCCAGTCAGAAACTCTCCGAAAAGTTGTCTGTCCAATGTAGTCTGTGCAGCGTCATTCTTCCTTATCCTTCTGATCAACAATGAACCAGCTTCTTGGATTTTTGGCACGAACTTCAATGCATGGAAGTTACATTTGCACCTTAATTTCTGGAGAATATTTCATATCACAAAGGCactaataaaactataaatgatGCTTCTTTCATATAAATGcaattataaaactataaatgatGTGGCTTTCAAATAAACTAAGCTATGATTGCTTTcacaaaaattgaataaatgaaTGCTCTCATAGAAAGTTAGTTAAGATACTGATAACTGTCTGTCGTGTTCTGAGTGATTGCAGAATTTGTCTGTAACTCCAGATATCATTCTCATTCATGATGTTTTGTACCATAAAATGCCTCAGGCTTCCTTCAGCTGTTAATGTAATCTATTTTCGATGGTTATGGATAGGTGATAACTATGCAACATACTTCAGAAGAAAAGACCAGCTATATCCAacgattatttttctttttcatatttttgctAATGGCAAAAGGACAGAGGATTTCGATTCACTACGAAGTGCCATGCTTTGTTTGGAcctttttttgttaattcaGTATTAGTTGGATACTTCATAAAGAAATCACTGTTTATATTACGTAGTTATTTTCTGGTTTTGGGGTGCGAAGGGATAGTTGCTTCAGTCAAGTTCAATTGTCACACTTCGGAGAAACCCTTGCCTAGAAGGGGAAAAGGTATCTTGGAACACTTATACTAACATCAAAGACATTGCGAAGAGATTCTTGTTAACGTTGAGCTTCTCCGCGTTTAATATCTGTCCTGTAACTATGTAATATTTGAACCTCCAAGTAATGTCCTTTACCTGAAGTTTCGAAGGCAACGGATCAAATCCAAGCCGATTACCGAATCCAAGAAAGTGAACAACTCCATTTTGCAGCAGGAGAGGAAGAGTTTTTGTAAGGTAATCGATGGGCGTTGCCTCCTTCACAATGTCCGCATCAGTAATCTAACAAAAGCAAGATGAAAGGAGATAACGTAATGCTGTGAAATAGCACTGCCTTTATATTAAGCACGTAGAAACCAAGAAGATCACACACTAGGCTACCGATTGCGTCAATATCTAATGACTTCAAATGAGAAGGAAGCTCCTTTACGATATTCACTTCATCCTTCATGATATTCATAAAATACTCCTCTTGATAGATATCACCGAATTGGCTGCATTTCCATAAAATGAAAGAGGTGAGTTTTCTGTAGAGTAATACTGAATTTCCATGATCATCTCATGAAGAAGATAGTGCTATAGATTTATTTAAATACCATTGAACAACAGCTTCACTCCcccctttaaaaataatataagccagcattttatgaaagaaaaggcaGTTCATGAAGAAAACAGCAAACACAGAATAGACTAAAAATCACTTTGCAACCAGGTTATATGAGCAATGACCAAATTCAGATATGACATGGAAAGCAGGGCAGTAATATAGATTAGAGGAAgcaatttgtatatataatatcaGACCTTGGATCCTTCCATACATTGCTGTAAAGAAATCTGGGAAGAACTAGGGTTGCGTTAAGTAAAGATGCCAAGGCAATGGCATTGCATATCTGCCATGAGCAACAATTGTGTCACTGAAATATATAATGGCAATTCTGATAGCAAGGAAAGACATAGAAAGATGCATGAAGCACTCACCAGCAAGATAACAACTATATTAAGCTGAGATtatcaaatttcaaatataaaaaattccttCAGGAAAACCTCAATGCTGCTACATCTTGTAATCAATTTGGTAAAAAGCCTATATGGATTATCCAGGcttcataaatttgatttagaagggaaaaacaaaagcTATGGTAAGAAATGCCTCAGATTTAAAACATCTTAATAAATTGATCATT
The DNA window shown above is from Populus trichocarpa isolate Nisqually-1 chromosome 4, P.trichocarpa_v4.1, whole genome shotgun sequence and carries:
- the LOC7476331 gene encoding O-fucosyltransferase 8 isoform X3; translation: MVSANGGLNQQRVAICNAIALASLLNATLVLPRFLYSNVWKDPSQFGDIYQEEYFMNIMKDEVNIVKELPSHLKSLDIDAIGSLITDADIVKEATPIDYLTKTLPLLLQNGVVHFLGFGNRLGFDPLPSKLQKLRCKCNFHALKFVPKIQEAGSLLIRRIRKNDAAQTTLDRQLFGEFLTGNPSNKHDSARGSSKYLALHLRFEVDMIAYSLCDFGGGQKERRELQAYRESHFPMLMERLKHSMPISSSVLRNLGRCPLTPEEAALMLAGLGVKHGTYIYLASSHIYGGKFRMHSFTNLYPNLVTKETLLTPSELAPFRNFSSQLAALDFIACATADVFAMTDSGSQLSSLVSGFRTYYGGGHAPTLRPNKKRLAAILSENGTIGWNSFEDRVRKMIKDGQSVRIRGFGRSIYRQPRCPECMCKTY
- the LOC7476331 gene encoding O-fucosyltransferase 8 isoform X1, with protein sequence MKDYQTRSSECLPGIDPILGRRLSGGDNNWKTKVALLHDLKNEHGNLGSCKAVYVGKRHLWFRKHVKSIALMFALMGSLFLLDSFTVSLFDSISLQNSSPPMTSSGVKGDRTAYANEEERSVQMHGRLQNLAYSALAEKEFKQDTSNFWEEPRKASLWKPCGDRKDAEKLGQPDKNNGYIMVSANGGLNQQRVAICNAIALASLLNATLVLPRFLYSNVWKDPSQFGDIYQEEYFMNIMKDEVNIVKELPSHLKSLDIDAIGSLITDADIVKEATPIDYLTKTLPLLLQNGVVHFLGFGNRLGFDPLPSKLQKLRCKCNFHALKFVPKIQEAGSLLIRRIRKNDAAQTTLDRQLFGEFLTGNPSNKHDSARGSSKYLALHLRFEVDMIAYSLCDFGGGQKERRELQAYRESHFPMLMERLKHSMPISSSVLRNLGRCPLTPEEAALMLAGLGVKHGTYIYLASSHIYGGKFRMHSFTNLYPNLVTKETLLTPSELAPFRNFSSQLAALDFIACATADVFAMTDSGSQLSSLVSGFRTYYGGGHAPTLRPNKKRLAAILSENGTIGWNSFEDRVRKMIKDGQSVRIRGFGRSIYRQPRCPECMCKTY
- the LOC7476331 gene encoding O-fucosyltransferase 8 isoform X2, with protein sequence MKDYQTRSSECLPGIDPILGRRLSGGDNNWKTKVALLHDLKNEHGNLGSCKAVYVGKRHLWFRKHVKSIALMFALMGSLFLLDSFTVSLFDSISLQNSSPPMTSSGVKGDRTAYANEEERSVQMHGRLQNLAYSALAEKEFKQDTSNFWEEPRKASLWKPCGDRKDAEKLGQPDKNNGYIMVSANGGLNQQRVAICNAIALASLLNATLVLPRFLYSNVWKDPSQFGDIYQEEYFMNIMKDEVNIVKELPSHLKSLDIDAIGSLITDADIVKEATPIDYLTKTLPLLLQNGVVHFLGFGNRLGFDPLPSKLQKLRCKCNFHALKFVPKIQEAGSLLIRRIRKNDAAQTTLDRQLFGEFLTGNPSNKHDSARGSSKYLALHLRFEVDMIAYSLCDFGGGQKERRELQAYRESHFPMLMERLKHSMPISSSVLRNLGRCPLTPEEAALMLAGLGVKHGTYIYLASSHIYGGKFRMHSFTNLYPNLVTKETLLTPSELAPFRNFSSQRTALIAASSIGFYRLCNCRCLCHD
- the LOC7470202 gene encoding nucleobase-ascorbate transporter 2; this translates as MAADPKPEEISHPPMDQLQGLEYCIDSNPSWGESIALGFQHYILALGTAVMIPSFLVPLMGGNHGDKVRVVQTLLFVEGINTLLQTLFGTRLPTVIGGSYAFMVPIVSIIHDPSLTKIPDDHLRFLSTMRAVQGALIVSSSIQIILGYSQLWAICSRFFSPIGMVPVIALVGFGLFDRGFPVTGRCVEIGIPMLILFITCSQYLKGFQTKQLPILERFALLISITVIWAYAHLLTASGAYKHRPEITQINCRTDKAYLISSAPWIKIPYPLQWGAPTFDAGHCFGMMAAVFVSLIESTGAYKAASRLASATPPPAHVLSRGIGWQGIGILLDGLFGTLTGSTVSVENIGLLGSTRVGSRRVIQISAGFMIFFSILGKFGALFASIPFPIFGAVYCVLFGLVASVGLSFLQFTNMNSMRNLFITGVAFFLGLSVPEYFREYTSKAYHGPAHTRAGWFNDFLNTIFFSSPTVALIVAVFLDNTLDYKDSARDRGMPWWVKFRTFKGDSRNEEFYTLPFNLNRFFPPS